A window of Streptomyces armeniacus contains these coding sequences:
- a CDS encoding DUF5667 domain-containing protein gives MIGSVSTSRRAHALAQALDEHDREVGEETADGDHEQSVLLAVADGLDALPKPDLDPEVKTVQRAQLIAAMEAAFAEGSLGEGAAGRGDGRPVPEQRGGARTGRGAHRAPPLSAMARLRPKTRLGKGLAAGGLSVGVAATAFGGAAAASSDALPGDTLYGLKRGMEGIQLDLAGDDADRGKVYLDHASTRLREARRLVERGRSGDLDHESVQEVRRALSGMQHDASEGHRLLSAAYERDGKIGTMQSLSSFSKEHRLRWAQLRDLLPGQLSDVGERVSSVFDAIEQEVGPLRSLFPPSPDDAAPAEKDPGIEGRSTEDDAPPRPTPSSSTDPADGTGEDSGTPTPSGSGSESADDGLLGGKGLFDPSGRPDGRRSGADTDPGSETPKQPAPEITLPPLVPEVLPGLGGDGKGGDK, from the coding sequence GTGATCGGATCCGTGTCGACGAGCCGCCGGGCACATGCCCTCGCCCAGGCCCTGGACGAGCACGACCGCGAGGTCGGCGAGGAAACGGCCGACGGCGACCACGAGCAGTCCGTACTGCTCGCCGTGGCGGACGGACTGGACGCGCTGCCGAAGCCCGACCTGGACCCCGAGGTGAAGACCGTCCAACGGGCCCAGCTCATCGCCGCCATGGAGGCCGCCTTCGCCGAGGGTTCCCTCGGCGAAGGCGCCGCCGGCAGGGGCGACGGGCGTCCGGTGCCGGAGCAGCGCGGCGGCGCCCGTACGGGCAGAGGCGCGCACCGCGCGCCACCGCTGAGCGCCATGGCCCGGCTGCGCCCCAAGACCCGGCTGGGCAAAGGGCTGGCGGCGGGCGGCCTGAGCGTGGGCGTGGCGGCCACCGCGTTCGGCGGTGCCGCGGCGGCGAGTTCGGACGCGCTCCCCGGCGACACGCTGTACGGGCTCAAGCGGGGCATGGAGGGCATCCAGCTGGACCTCGCGGGCGACGACGCCGACCGCGGCAAGGTCTATCTGGACCACGCCTCCACCCGGCTGCGTGAGGCCCGCCGGCTGGTCGAGCGTGGCCGCTCCGGCGACCTCGACCACGAGTCCGTACAGGAGGTCCGCCGGGCGCTCTCCGGCATGCAGCACGACGCCTCCGAGGGCCACCGGCTGCTCAGCGCGGCGTACGAACGGGACGGCAAGATCGGCACGATGCAGTCGCTCTCGTCCTTCTCCAAGGAGCACCGGCTGCGCTGGGCGCAGCTGCGCGACCTGCTGCCGGGGCAGCTCTCCGACGTCGGGGAGCGGGTGAGCTCCGTCTTCGACGCCATAGAGCAGGAGGTCGGTCCGCTCAGGTCGCTGTTCCCGCCGTCGCCCGACGACGCCGCGCCCGCCGAGAAGGACCCGGGGATCGAGGGGCGCAGCACCGAGGACGACGCTCCGCCGCGGCCCACACCGTCCTCGTCGACGGACCCCGCGGACGGTACGGGCGAGGACTCGGGCACGCCCACGCCGTCCGGCTCCGGCTCCGAATCGGCCGACGACGGACTGCTCGGCGGCAAGGGCCTCTTCGACCCGTCCGGCAGGCCCGACGGCCGGCGGTCCGGGGCGGACACCGACCCCGGGTCGGAGACGCCGAAGCAGCCGGCGCCGGAGATCACCCTGCCGCCGCTGGTCCCCGAGGTCCTGCCGGGGCTGGGCGGCGATGGGAAGGGCGGCGACAAGTAG
- a CDS encoding lysophospholipid acyltransferase family protein, with protein sequence MADAKVIPFDDDGRRRRRTDGPQDAPPRASAAHDAPQEPPPSESGAPPRTDAPEDDAPPQGRGWEERAARGLAFLRRRITGDYEVDDFGYDAELTDQVLMSLLRPLYETYFRVEVKGIENIPADGAALVVANHSGTLPLDGLMLQVAVHDNHPAGRTLRLLAADLVFMLPVVNELARKAGHTLACAEDAHRLLGRGEVVGVMPEGFKGLGKPFAERYKLQRFGRGGFVSTALRTGAPIVPCSIVGAEEIYPMLGNSRTLARLLGLPYFPVTPTFPWLGPLGAVPLPTKWTIQFGEPIPTDGYAPEAADDPMLMFNLTDQVRETIQHTLYKLLVQRRSVFF encoded by the coding sequence ATGGCTGACGCCAAAGTGATCCCGTTCGACGACGACGGCCGGCGGCGGCGCCGTACGGACGGCCCGCAGGACGCGCCTCCGCGGGCGTCGGCGGCACACGACGCGCCGCAGGAGCCGCCCCCGTCCGAGTCCGGGGCTCCGCCCCGGACTGACGCGCCGGAGGACGACGCGCCCCCGCAGGGCCGCGGCTGGGAGGAACGGGCCGCCCGCGGGCTGGCGTTCCTCCGGCGCCGGATCACGGGCGACTACGAGGTCGACGACTTCGGCTACGACGCCGAGCTCACCGACCAGGTGCTGATGTCCCTGCTGCGCCCGCTGTACGAGACGTACTTCCGCGTCGAGGTGAAGGGCATCGAGAACATACCGGCTGACGGCGCCGCCCTCGTGGTCGCCAACCACTCCGGCACGCTCCCACTCGACGGGCTGATGCTGCAGGTCGCGGTGCACGACAACCACCCCGCGGGGCGTACGCTGCGACTGCTCGCGGCCGACCTGGTGTTCATGCTGCCGGTCGTGAACGAGCTGGCGCGGAAGGCCGGTCACACGCTCGCGTGTGCCGAGGACGCGCACCGGCTGCTTGGGCGCGGCGAGGTCGTCGGCGTGATGCCGGAGGGCTTCAAGGGGTTGGGAAAGCCGTTCGCGGAACGGTACAAACTCCAGCGTTTCGGGCGAGGCGGCTTCGTGTCCACCGCGCTGCGGACGGGCGCGCCCATCGTGCCGTGCTCGATCGTCGGAGCCGAGGAGATCTACCCCATGCTCGGCAACTCCCGGACGCTGGCGCGGCTGCTGGGCCTGCCGTACTTCCCGGTGACGCCCACGTTCCCCTGGCTCGGTCCGCTGGGCGCGGTGCCGCTGCCGACGAAGTGGACGATCCAGTTCGGCGAGCCGATCCCGACCGACGGCTACGCGCCGGAGGCGGCGGACGATCCGATGCTGATGTTCAACCTGACCGACCAGGTCCGGGAGACCATCCAGCACACCCTCTACAAGCTGCTGGTCCAGCGCCGTTCGGTGTTCTTCTGA
- a CDS encoding NAD-dependent epimerase/dehydratase family protein, producing MGKVVLVTGAARQLGGRFIRRVQRDPDVERVIGVDVVKPVHELGDAEFVRADIRQPTIGKVLVEHDVDTVVHMDIHGTPLSPRGARAAVKETNVIGTMQLLGGCQKAPGVRRLVVKSSIGVYGSAPRDPAVFDESTPPKALPSGGFAKDVVEIEGYVRGFGRRRPDVSVTVLRFAHVLGPTVDSPMGDYFALPVLPTVLGYDPRLQFVHEDDAVEVLRMASGEPARGTFNAGTFNIAGDGVLLLSQCARRLGRPTVPMLLPAIRWGGSALRSVGLTDFSPEQIRLLTHGRVVRAVQMREVLGFAPRHTTAETLADYARTLGEGLLPPERLAGAVDRLAARMSVPYAYGRAGESDRTGEQLHEEGPHRHG from the coding sequence GTGGGCAAGGTCGTGCTCGTCACCGGTGCCGCCCGGCAGCTCGGTGGCCGTTTCATCCGCCGTGTGCAGCGCGACCCGGATGTCGAGCGGGTGATCGGCGTCGACGTGGTGAAGCCCGTCCACGAGCTGGGGGACGCGGAGTTCGTACGGGCGGACATCCGGCAGCCGACCATCGGCAAGGTCCTGGTGGAGCACGACGTCGACACCGTCGTCCACATGGACATCCACGGCACGCCGCTGAGCCCGCGAGGCGCCCGTGCGGCGGTCAAGGAGACCAACGTCATCGGCACGATGCAGCTGCTCGGCGGCTGCCAGAAGGCGCCCGGCGTGCGGCGGCTGGTGGTGAAGTCGAGCATCGGCGTCTACGGTTCGGCGCCCCGCGACCCGGCCGTCTTCGACGAGAGCACCCCGCCCAAGGCGCTGCCCAGCGGTGGCTTCGCCAAGGACGTGGTCGAAATTGAGGGGTATGTACGGGGTTTCGGCCGCCGCCGCCCCGACGTCTCCGTGACGGTGCTGCGCTTCGCGCACGTGCTCGGTCCGACGGTGGACTCGCCGATGGGCGACTACTTCGCGCTGCCCGTGCTGCCGACCGTGCTGGGTTACGACCCGAGGCTGCAGTTCGTGCACGAGGACGACGCGGTCGAGGTGCTGCGGATGGCGTCCGGCGAGCCCGCCCGCGGCACGTTCAACGCGGGCACCTTCAACATCGCCGGTGACGGCGTCCTGCTGCTGTCGCAGTGCGCGCGGCGGCTCGGCCGCCCGACTGTCCCGATGCTGCTGCCCGCGATCCGCTGGGGCGGCTCGGCGCTGCGCTCGGTGGGTCTCACGGACTTCTCGCCCGAGCAGATCCGGCTGCTCACGCACGGCCGGGTCGTACGGGCCGTGCAGATGCGGGAGGTGCTCGGGTTCGCGCCGCGCCACACCACGGCCGAGACCCTCGCGGACTACGCGCGCACCCTCGGCGAGGGCCTGCTGCCCCCGGAGCGGCTGGCGGGGGCCGTCGACCGGTTGGCGGCGCGGATGTCCGTACCGTACGCGTACGGGCGCGCGGGGGAGTCCGACCGTACGGGGGAGCAGCTGCACGAGGAGGGGCCGCACCGCCATGGCTGA
- a CDS encoding 30S ribosomal protein bS22, giving the protein MGSVIKKRRKRMAKKKHRKLLKRTRVQRRNKK; this is encoded by the coding sequence GTGGGCTCTGTTATCAAGAAGCGGCGTAAGCGGATGGCCAAGAAGAAGCACCGCAAGCTGCTCAAGCGCACGCGCGTGCAGCGCCGCAACAAGAAGTGA
- a CDS encoding helix-turn-helix domain-containing protein: protein MAAGERPLNEVVFLTVAEVAAVMRVSKMTVYRLVHSGHLPAIRVGRSFRVPEQAVHDYLQESYVGVESA, encoded by the coding sequence ATGGCTGCTGGCGAGAGGCCTCTCAACGAGGTCGTGTTCCTGACCGTGGCGGAAGTCGCCGCGGTGATGCGAGTGTCCAAGATGACCGTGTACCGCTTGGTGCACAGCGGTCATCTGCCGGCGATCCGGGTGGGCAGGTCATTCCGGGTCCCAGAACAGGCCGTTCATGACTACCTCCAGGAGTCGTACGTGGGGGTGGAGAGCGCTTAG
- a CDS encoding phosphatase, producing MLSSAAAGLRSHLLSSRLAGTVATTREKSLERYRLFAARDPRALLGLEPERDWSVPDLVALMAAECGVSPDPARLTGQDTIDPDRTVAALDAFAARLAAAARRRAPVLLGTGHPGRLLGFYASLASGLSAAGCPVLAPAEGSRVDITTRFGVRPYNLSYVRGVALVHEPGARPTPGAPGAHTHSPLPLRTALAAAATGDGPVPELVIGDHGWVCAAGQLGIEAMGPGDTDDPALFVGQAEGRVSVAVPLDDTARPDRYGPLAHYVLNRACLSQ from the coding sequence GTGCTGAGTAGTGCTGCCGCCGGACTGCGGTCCCATCTGCTGTCGTCCCGGCTGGCCGGGACGGTCGCGACGACGCGCGAGAAGAGTCTTGAGCGGTACCGCCTGTTCGCCGCCCGCGACCCCCGCGCGCTGCTCGGTCTGGAGCCAGAACGGGACTGGAGCGTGCCGGACTTGGTGGCCCTGATGGCCGCCGAGTGCGGCGTCTCGCCCGACCCGGCGCGGCTGACCGGGCAGGACACGATCGACCCGGACCGTACGGTGGCCGCGCTGGACGCGTTCGCGGCGCGGCTCGCGGCGGCGGCGCGGCGGCGGGCTCCGGTGCTGCTGGGAACGGGGCATCCGGGCCGACTCCTCGGGTTCTACGCTTCGTTGGCGTCGGGCCTCTCGGCGGCCGGCTGCCCCGTACTAGCACCAGCGGAGGGCAGCCGTGTCGACATAACGACCCGGTTCGGCGTACGCCCGTACAACCTTTCCTACGTACGGGGAGTCGCGTTGGTCCACGAGCCCGGCGCTCGCCCAACTCCGGGTGCGCCGGGCGCACATACCCACTCACCCCTCCCGTTGCGTACGGCACTGGCCGCGGCCGCGACCGGTGACGGGCCCGTTCCGGAACTGGTCATCGGTGATCATGGTTGGGTCTGCGCAGCAGGTCAGCTCGGCATCGAGGCGATGGGGCCGGGTGATACGGACGACCCGGCGCTGTTCGTCGGACAGGCCGAAGGCCGGGTGTCGGTCGCCGTTCCCCTCGATGACACTGCGCGGCCCGACCGCTACGGACCGCTAGCTCACTATGTACTCAATCGAGCGTGTCTGTCACAGTAG
- a CDS encoding acetoin utilization protein AcuC, translating to MSGGAQLMWDEAVAGYDFGPGHPMDPVRLSLTMRLIEAYGLDREPGLKVAGAPSAGLSTLRLVHRQDYIDVVKRVSADPTTADGSYGLGTADDPAFAGVHEASALIAGQSVGAAEAVWQGEALHAVNFTGGLHHAMPGSASGFCIYNDPALAIARLLELGAERVAYIDVDVHHGDGVQTVFWDDPRVLTISLHEHPRALFPGTGWPEESGGEDAEGTAVNVALPPGTADDGWLRALHAVVPELLEAFRPDVLVTQHGADTHIDDPLAHLAVSLDAQRAAAEACHGWAHELAGGRWVALGGGGYSVVDVVPRSWTHLVAIAAGAPVPPETVVPEEWLGTVYSRTGMSTAPRRMTDGREAAWKAWGESGYDPADALDQAVLATRRAVFPAHGLLP from the coding sequence ATGAGTGGCGGTGCGCAGCTGATGTGGGACGAAGCGGTCGCGGGTTACGACTTCGGTCCCGGTCATCCGATGGACCCCGTCCGTCTGTCGCTGACGATGCGGCTGATCGAGGCGTACGGCCTGGACCGGGAGCCCGGTTTGAAGGTCGCGGGTGCCCCGTCGGCCGGTCTGTCGACACTGCGCCTCGTCCACCGGCAGGACTACATCGACGTCGTGAAGCGGGTCTCCGCCGACCCGACGACAGCGGACGGGTCGTACGGGCTCGGCACCGCCGACGACCCCGCGTTCGCGGGGGTGCACGAGGCGTCGGCGCTGATCGCGGGCCAGTCCGTCGGCGCCGCCGAGGCCGTGTGGCAGGGCGAGGCGCTGCACGCGGTGAACTTCACCGGCGGCTTGCACCACGCGATGCCCGGTTCCGCTTCCGGTTTCTGCATCTACAACGACCCCGCCCTCGCCATCGCCCGCCTCCTCGAGCTGGGCGCGGAGCGCGTCGCGTACATCGACGTGGACGTGCACCACGGCGACGGCGTGCAGACCGTCTTCTGGGACGACCCGCGGGTGCTGACCATTTCGCTGCACGAGCACCCCCGCGCGCTGTTCCCCGGCACCGGCTGGCCCGAGGAGAGCGGCGGCGAGGACGCCGAGGGGACGGCCGTGAACGTGGCGCTGCCGCCCGGCACCGCGGATGACGGCTGGCTGCGCGCACTGCACGCGGTGGTGCCGGAGCTGCTGGAGGCGTTCCGGCCGGACGTGCTCGTCACGCAGCACGGTGCGGACACGCACATCGACGACCCCCTCGCGCACCTCGCGGTCTCCCTGGACGCCCAGCGGGCGGCGGCCGAGGCGTGCCACGGCTGGGCACACGAGCTGGCCGGCGGCCGGTGGGTGGCGCTCGGCGGAGGCGGCTACTCGGTGGTGGACGTCGTACCCCGCAGCTGGACGCACCTGGTGGCGATCGCGGCGGGCGCGCCGGTGCCGCCCGAGACGGTGGTGCCGGAGGAGTGGCTCGGCACGGTGTACTCCCGTACGGGAATGTCGACGGCGCCGCGACGCATGACGGACGGCCGCGAAGCGGCCTGGAAGGCGTGGGGAGAGTCGGGCTACGACCCGGCCGACGCGCTCGACCAGGCGGTGCTGGCCACGCGCCGCGCGGTGTTCCCGGCGCACGGGCTGCTGCCCTGA
- a CDS encoding HAD family hydrolase: MRYDLVIFDNDGVLVDSEPIANRILSAYLSELGHPTTYEDALRDYMGGSVQRVHDLVRERSGQQLPADFDEVLHQRTFETFRRELQPVTGVSEVLEKLAADGVPRCVASSGTHERIRVALHKTGLYAHFGEERIFSSQDVAHGKPAPDLFLHAAAAMGVRPERCAVVEDSPLGVRAALAAGMDVYGYTAMTPPAKLRQAQAEARGESRVDSRAGVLFDDMSALPGLLAG; encoded by the coding sequence ATGCGCTACGACCTCGTCATCTTCGACAACGACGGCGTCCTTGTGGACAGTGAGCCGATCGCCAACCGGATTCTCTCCGCCTATCTCAGCGAGTTGGGCCACCCCACCACCTACGAGGACGCGCTCCGCGACTACATGGGCGGGTCCGTGCAGCGCGTGCACGACCTCGTACGCGAGCGGAGCGGGCAGCAACTCCCGGCCGACTTCGACGAGGTCCTGCACCAGCGCACGTTCGAGACCTTCCGGCGCGAACTCCAGCCCGTGACCGGTGTGTCCGAGGTGCTGGAGAAGCTGGCGGCCGACGGCGTCCCGCGCTGCGTCGCGTCGTCCGGGACCCACGAGCGCATACGTGTCGCGCTCCACAAAACCGGCCTCTACGCGCACTTCGGCGAGGAGCGCATCTTCAGCTCCCAGGACGTGGCCCACGGCAAGCCCGCGCCCGATCTGTTCCTGCACGCCGCCGCGGCCATGGGCGTACGGCCCGAGCGGTGCGCCGTGGTCGAGGACAGCCCACTCGGCGTACGGGCGGCGCTCGCCGCGGGGATGGACGTGTACGGGTACACGGCGATGACCCCGCCCGCCAAGCTCCGCCAGGCGCAGGCAGAGGCCCGAGGAGAGTCGCGGGTGGACTCCCGCGCCGGCGTCCTCTTCGACGACATGAGCGCCCTTCCCGGCCTGCTCGCGGGCTGA
- a CDS encoding carbohydrate ABC transporter permease — MSTVPPAPSPSGTTEKSTPAPVTRPESVRPRPSLASRVAALTGGAATQFVLVLIALFWLLPTAGLLGSSFRESSDIATSGWWKVFTDPGQMTFGNYDTLLGNDAITDSLMVTALITIPSTILVVILGALAGYAFACLDFPGRDWWFLLVVGLLVVPVQVALLPVSKLFNTLGLFETTPGVVLFHTAFGLPFAVFLLRNFFAEIPKELLEAARLDGAGEIRLFTRVVLPLGGPAIASLCIFQFLWVWNDMLVALIFADAGSPPITVALQQQVRQFGNNIDVLAPGAFVSMIIPLAVFFAFQRQFVSGVMAGAVK, encoded by the coding sequence ATGAGCACCGTGCCCCCCGCGCCGTCCCCGTCCGGGACCACGGAGAAGTCCACGCCGGCGCCGGTCACCAGACCGGAGAGCGTACGGCCCCGCCCCTCGCTGGCCTCCCGTGTCGCCGCCCTCACCGGCGGCGCCGCGACGCAGTTCGTCCTCGTGCTGATCGCGCTGTTCTGGCTGCTGCCGACCGCCGGTCTGCTCGGCTCCTCGTTCCGGGAGTCGTCCGACATCGCGACCTCGGGCTGGTGGAAGGTCTTCACCGACCCCGGCCAGATGACGTTCGGCAACTACGACACCCTGCTCGGCAACGACGCCATCACCGACTCGCTGATGGTCACGGCGCTGATCACGATTCCGTCGACCATCCTGGTCGTCATCCTCGGGGCGCTGGCGGGCTACGCGTTCGCCTGCCTCGACTTCCCCGGCCGGGACTGGTGGTTCCTGCTGGTCGTCGGGCTGCTCGTGGTGCCGGTGCAGGTGGCGCTGCTGCCGGTGTCGAAGCTGTTCAACACCCTCGGGCTGTTCGAGACGACACCGGGTGTGGTCCTGTTCCACACCGCCTTCGGGCTGCCGTTCGCGGTGTTCCTGCTGCGGAACTTCTTCGCGGAGATTCCGAAGGAGCTCCTGGAGGCGGCGCGGCTGGACGGCGCGGGTGAGATCCGCCTGTTCACCCGGGTCGTGCTGCCGCTGGGCGGACCGGCGATCGCCTCGCTCTGCATCTTCCAGTTCCTGTGGGTGTGGAACGACATGCTGGTCGCGCTGATCTTCGCGGACGCCGGCTCGCCGCCGATCACGGTCGCGCTGCAGCAACAGGTGCGGCAGTTCGGGAACAACATCGACGTGCTGGCGCCCGGCGCCTTCGTCTCGATGATCATCCCGCTGGCGGTCTTCTTCGCCTTCCAGCGGCAGTTCGTGTCCGGCGTGATGGCCGGGGCGGTGAAGTAG
- a CDS encoding ABC transporter permease subunit yields MSSHVTADGPGTPVVDGPAGRGTPEQPRSGGGRKSPLANSTTWIAGGFLLPALLLLGALLVYPIVYSAYRSFFDASGSGFVGLDNYAEVFSGDGLTAVKNTLVWVILAPSIATAFGLIFAVLTERVRWGTAFKMVIFMPMAISMLAAGIIFGLVYQQDPERGAANAVWTTVHDTFTDASVFPGARPRPDAGLEKQGGAFTTEETVGADSPAGLPLVGIPPADVSDAGTAKEAGKGSGGEVTGTVWNDFTKGGGGRDGAIDSGEKALPGIKVEAVKDGKVVASATTADDGTYSLPAEAEGAQLRLPASNFAEPYNGVDWLGPSLVTPSIIASYIWMWAGFAMVLIAAGLAGIPRELLEAARMDGANEWQVFRKVTVPLLAPILGVVVVTLMINVLKIFDLVYIIAPSATQSDANVLALELYLSSFGGGGNQGYGSAIAVVLLLLVVPMMVVNIRRLRREKSR; encoded by the coding sequence ATGTCGTCGCACGTAACCGCGGACGGCCCGGGCACCCCCGTCGTTGACGGGCCCGCCGGCCGCGGCACACCGGAACAACCACGGAGCGGGGGCGGCCGCAAGTCGCCCCTGGCCAACTCCACGACGTGGATCGCGGGAGGCTTCCTCCTGCCCGCGCTGCTCCTGCTCGGAGCGCTCCTCGTCTACCCCATCGTCTACTCCGCTTACCGCAGCTTCTTCGACGCCTCCGGCTCCGGATTCGTCGGCCTCGACAACTACGCCGAGGTCTTCTCCGGAGACGGCCTGACCGCCGTCAAGAACACCCTCGTCTGGGTCATCCTGGCCCCGTCCATCGCCACCGCCTTCGGTCTGATCTTCGCGGTCCTGACCGAACGGGTGCGCTGGGGCACGGCGTTCAAGATGGTCATCTTCATGCCGATGGCGATCTCCATGCTCGCCGCCGGCATCATCTTCGGGCTCGTCTACCAGCAGGACCCGGAGCGCGGCGCGGCCAACGCCGTATGGACGACCGTCCACGACACGTTCACCGACGCCTCCGTCTTCCCGGGCGCCCGCCCGCGGCCCGACGCGGGGCTGGAGAAGCAGGGCGGCGCGTTCACCACCGAGGAGACCGTCGGCGCGGACTCGCCGGCCGGGCTGCCGCTCGTCGGCATCCCGCCCGCCGACGTCAGCGACGCCGGGACCGCCAAGGAGGCCGGCAAGGGCTCCGGCGGCGAGGTCACCGGCACCGTCTGGAACGACTTCACCAAGGGCGGCGGCGGCCGGGACGGCGCGATCGACTCCGGCGAGAAGGCGCTTCCCGGCATCAAGGTGGAGGCGGTGAAGGACGGCAAGGTCGTTGCCTCCGCCACCACGGCGGACGACGGTACGTACTCCCTGCCGGCCGAGGCGGAGGGCGCCCAACTGCGGCTCCCCGCCTCGAACTTCGCCGAGCCGTACAACGGGGTCGACTGGCTCGGCCCGTCCCTGGTGACGCCGTCGATCATCGCCTCCTACATCTGGATGTGGGCCGGTTTCGCGATGGTCCTGATCGCCGCGGGCCTCGCCGGCATCCCGCGTGAGCTGCTGGAGGCCGCCCGTATGGACGGCGCCAACGAGTGGCAGGTCTTCCGCAAGGTGACGGTGCCGCTGCTGGCCCCGATCCTCGGCGTGGTCGTCGTCACGCTCATGATCAACGTCCTGAAGATCTTCGACCTCGTCTACATCATCGCGCCCAGCGCCACCCAGTCGGACGCCAACGTGCTCGCCCTGGAGCTGTACCTGTCGTCCTTCGGCGGCGGCGGCAACCAGGGTTACGGCAGCGCCATCGCCGTGGTCCTCCTGCTGCTCGTGGTCCCGATGATGGTCGTCAATATCCGCCGCCTGCGGAGGGAGAAAAGCCGATGA
- a CDS encoding ABC transporter substrate-binding protein, whose translation MRTGRTATRTATAVAAALALSLTAACSGDGGDDGGGASDKHTVKLPDLSGEKIQVAAVWTGPEEENFRKVLDEFESRTGAEVEFVPTGDNVATFLGSKIGGGAPPDVAMLPQVGVLRQFAEKKWLKPLPAAAKQQLNKNFSKGWQDLGAHDGTQYGVYFKAANKSLMWYNTAAYAAAGVGEAKTWDAYLKDLETISDSGVEPVSVGGADGWTLTDWFENIYLSQAGPEKYDQLAAHEIKWTDPSVKRALTTLGQLFGNDLLLSGGNEGALQTPFPESVTKTFADFDAPEAAVVFEADFVGVNVTNDTKAEIGEDVKVFPFPRVGAKEPVVTGGDVAVGLKDGKAAQAMLTFLASTDAAAVMAEQGGFISPNKELDRANYPNDVQREIAKALTDAGDDFRFDMSDQAPAAFGGTKGEGEWKALQDFLKNPDDVAGAQRALEASAAKAFEN comes from the coding sequence ATGCGTACGGGCCGTACCGCCACGCGCACCGCCACCGCCGTCGCCGCCGCGCTCGCCCTGTCGCTGACCGCGGCGTGCAGCGGGGACGGCGGGGACGACGGCGGCGGTGCCAGTGACAAGCACACGGTGAAGCTGCCGGACCTCAGCGGCGAGAAGATCCAGGTGGCCGCGGTGTGGACCGGGCCGGAGGAGGAGAACTTCCGCAAGGTCCTGGACGAGTTCGAGAGCCGCACCGGCGCGGAGGTCGAGTTCGTGCCGACCGGCGACAACGTCGCCACCTTCCTCGGCTCGAAGATCGGCGGCGGCGCGCCGCCGGACGTCGCGATGCTGCCGCAGGTCGGCGTGCTGCGGCAGTTCGCCGAGAAGAAGTGGCTCAAGCCGCTCCCGGCGGCGGCGAAGCAGCAGCTGAACAAGAACTTCTCCAAGGGCTGGCAGGACCTCGGCGCCCACGACGGCACGCAGTACGGCGTCTACTTCAAGGCCGCCAACAAGTCTCTGATGTGGTACAACACCGCGGCGTACGCGGCCGCCGGCGTCGGCGAGGCGAAGACCTGGGACGCGTACCTCAAGGACCTCGAGACGATCTCCGACTCCGGCGTCGAGCCGGTCTCGGTGGGTGGCGCGGACGGCTGGACCCTCACCGACTGGTTCGAGAACATCTACCTCTCGCAGGCCGGTCCGGAGAAGTACGACCAGCTGGCCGCGCACGAGATCAAGTGGACCGACCCGTCCGTGAAGCGGGCGCTCACCACTCTCGGCCAGCTGTTCGGCAACGACCTGCTGCTCTCGGGCGGCAACGAGGGCGCGCTGCAGACGCCGTTCCCCGAATCCGTCACCAAGACGTTCGCGGACTTCGACGCGCCCGAGGCAGCCGTCGTGTTCGAGGCCGACTTCGTCGGCGTCAACGTCACGAACGACACCAAGGCGGAGATCGGCGAGGACGTGAAGGTCTTCCCGTTCCCGCGGGTCGGCGCCAAGGAGCCGGTGGTGACCGGCGGCGACGTGGCCGTGGGCCTCAAGGACGGCAAGGCCGCGCAGGCCATGCTCACCTTCCTGGCCTCCACGGACGCCGCCGCGGTGATGGCGGAGCAGGGCGGCTTCATCTCGCCCAACAAGGAGCTGGACCGGGCGAATTACCCGAACGACGTACAGCGCGAGATCGCCAAGGCGCTGACCGACGCGGGCGACGACTTCCGCTTCGACATGTCCGACCAGGCGCCCGCCGCCTTCGGCGGCACCAAGGGCGAGGGCGAGTGGAAGGCACTCCAGGACTTCCTGAAGAACCCGGACGATGTGGCGGGCGCGCAGAGAGCCCTGGAAGCTTCCGCCGCCAAGGCATTCGAGAACTGA